In one Vulgatibacter incomptus genomic region, the following are encoded:
- a CDS encoding spinster family MFS transporter, giving the protein MARGAYAALLVLSLINLVNYLDRYVLAGMLPLVQDHFGKGDAEMGIVSSSFLVVYALVSPFTGVLGDRIPRKWLVGGGVVLWSAATVWSGMARSFEELLVARSFIGIGEAGYAAVAPSLISDLFEEKRRGRMLSLFYAALPVGSALGFTLGGMVGSAYGWRSAFFVAGAPGALLGVAALLMREPVRGAMDPPDARAIVAPTVRTILRTLATTRSYVVNTAGYTAATFAMGGLAAWWPTFLFRERGVPLDRAGFVFGALLVVAGFLGTLAGGWLGDRLNLRHRGGYFLAAGWGLLLAVPFSLLGAISPDPAIYWAATFAALFFLFFNTGPLNAVLVNVVPASMRASAVAINVLVIHMLGDAISPWLIGQVSDASSLGSAVRLNCAMIAVAGVILVAGAPVLRRQMDGAPTVPAP; this is encoded by the coding sequence ATGGCGCGTGGCGCGTACGCCGCGCTCCTCGTCCTCTCGCTGATCAACCTGGTCAACTACCTCGACCGCTACGTGCTGGCGGGGATGCTGCCGCTCGTTCAGGACCACTTCGGCAAGGGTGACGCCGAGATGGGGATCGTGAGCTCGAGCTTCCTCGTCGTCTACGCGCTGGTCTCGCCGTTCACCGGCGTGCTGGGCGACCGGATCCCGCGCAAGTGGCTGGTCGGCGGCGGCGTGGTGCTCTGGTCGGCCGCGACGGTGTGGAGCGGCATGGCGCGCAGCTTCGAGGAGCTGCTCGTCGCCAGGAGCTTCATCGGCATCGGCGAAGCCGGCTACGCCGCTGTGGCGCCGAGCCTGATCTCCGACCTCTTCGAGGAGAAGCGCCGCGGCCGGATGCTCTCCCTCTTCTACGCCGCCCTCCCGGTGGGATCCGCCCTCGGCTTCACCCTCGGCGGCATGGTGGGCAGCGCCTACGGCTGGCGTTCCGCATTCTTCGTGGCGGGCGCCCCAGGCGCGCTCCTGGGCGTGGCGGCGCTGCTCATGCGCGAGCCGGTCCGGGGCGCGATGGATCCGCCCGACGCCAGAGCGATCGTCGCGCCCACCGTCCGCACGATCCTCCGGACCCTCGCGACGACGCGAAGCTACGTCGTGAACACCGCCGGTTACACCGCCGCCACCTTCGCCATGGGCGGCCTCGCCGCGTGGTGGCCCACCTTCCTCTTCCGCGAGCGCGGCGTGCCCCTCGACCGCGCCGGCTTCGTCTTCGGCGCGCTCCTGGTGGTCGCAGGCTTCCTGGGCACCCTCGCCGGCGGCTGGCTCGGCGACCGGCTCAACCTCCGCCACCGGGGCGGCTACTTCCTCGCCGCGGGCTGGGGCCTCCTCCTCGCCGTGCCCTTCTCGCTGCTCGGGGCCATCTCGCCCGACCCCGCGATCTACTGGGCGGCCACCTTCGCGGCGCTCTTCTTCCTCTTCTTCAACACCGGCCCCCTCAACGCCGTGCTGGTCAACGTGGTCCCCGCGTCGATGCGCGCCTCCGCCGTCGCGATCAACGTGCTCGTGATCCACATGCTCGGGGACGCGATCTCGCCCTGGCTCATCGGCCAGGTGAGCGACGCATCGAGCCTCGGCAGCGCCGTACGGCTCAACTGCGCGATGATCGCGGTCGCGGGCGTAATCCTCGTCGCAGGCGCTCCGGTCCTCCGACGCCAGATGGACGGCGCACCCACGGTGCCGGCGCCTTAG
- a CDS encoding Ppx/GppA family phosphatase: protein MGPRFATIDVGTNSVLLLVAERAPDGSFRAVDERMEITRLGKGVDRTRVLDPASVDATVEAIRTFAEAARAAGAAKLVVTATSAARDATNGEAFFEKAEAACGVRPEVLSGDLEAALSYASARHDFGSAAGSLAVVDIGGGSTELVYGSGSEVSFRRSFDVGAVRLTERWLRADPPSPSELAALREDLTRTLAAAPPPPADSALVGIAGTVTTLCALHLGLSAYDGRLVHGQRLRAVDVRALADRLGRLPLAERKALPGLPPSAPT, encoded by the coding sequence GTGGGACCGCGCTTCGCCACCATCGACGTCGGCACGAACTCGGTGCTCCTCCTCGTGGCGGAGCGCGCGCCCGACGGCTCCTTCCGAGCGGTCGACGAGCGGATGGAGATCACGCGCCTCGGCAAGGGCGTCGACAGGACTCGCGTCCTCGACCCGGCCTCCGTCGACGCGACGGTGGAAGCCATCCGCACCTTCGCCGAGGCCGCACGCGCCGCGGGCGCGGCGAAGCTCGTCGTGACCGCCACCAGCGCGGCCCGCGACGCCACCAACGGCGAGGCCTTCTTCGAGAAGGCCGAGGCCGCGTGCGGCGTCCGCCCCGAGGTGCTCTCCGGCGACCTCGAGGCGGCGCTCTCCTACGCGTCGGCGCGTCACGACTTCGGCTCTGCCGCAGGTTCCCTCGCCGTCGTGGACATCGGCGGCGGCTCAACCGAGCTCGTCTACGGCAGCGGCAGCGAGGTCTCCTTCCGCCGCTCCTTCGACGTGGGCGCCGTGCGCCTCACCGAGCGCTGGCTCCGGGCCGATCCGCCCTCCCCCTCCGAGCTCGCCGCCCTGCGCGAGGATCTGACCCGTACCCTCGCCGCCGCTCCGCCCCCGCCGGCGGACTCGGCCCTGGTCGGCATCGCCGGCACCGTCACCACCCTCTGCGCGCTCCACCTCGGCCTCTCGGCCTACGACGGCCGCCTCGTCCACGGTCAGCGCCTGCGCGCCGTCGACGTCCGCGCCCTCGCCGATCGCCTCGGCCGCCTCCCCCTCGCCGAGCGCAAGGCCCTCCCCGGCCTCCCCCCAAGCGCGCCGACGTGA
- the tolB gene encoding Tol-Pal system beta propeller repeat protein TolB — MLRILASAVTALLVAAPSLAPAQSSQPVLEISGASFRPLPIAIAPPIAVGDEAAAADEIYEALTFDLQVSGLFEVVPRKAFLADPREPVGPEGIAWTRWSDVGAESLVKFEVTKGAQGPKASFKLYGIASQRLDLGSTLEGRRADARRIGHRFADELVKHFTKEPGAFSTRVAFVKRAKNSKEIWVADFDGRNAAPVTDRGGISLLPAWSPNGAELAFTFFKKSMEYPNGHPQLWKANLGNGRSSAFVGRGDLNSGASYSPDGSKVAFTLSTDGNPEIYVVNADGSGLKRITHSEGINASPSWSPDGKRIAFVSDRHGTPQIFVMDADGGNVERLTRQGNYNQTPAWSPRGDLIAFTARDERIVFDIFVVDVATKEVKRITQDQGQNEHPAWAPNGRMLMFSSDRGGKKSLWVSSADGNVQRKLGLADDGEYTDPAWGPFTK; from the coding sequence TTGCTGCGCATCCTCGCCTCTGCCGTCACCGCCCTTCTCGTCGCGGCCCCCTCCCTCGCCCCGGCGCAGTCGAGCCAGCCGGTCCTCGAGATCTCCGGCGCGTCCTTCCGGCCGCTGCCGATCGCGATCGCGCCTCCCATCGCCGTCGGCGACGAGGCGGCCGCGGCCGACGAGATCTACGAGGCCCTCACCTTCGACCTCCAGGTCAGCGGCCTCTTCGAAGTGGTGCCGCGCAAGGCCTTCCTCGCCGATCCCCGTGAGCCCGTGGGCCCCGAGGGGATCGCCTGGACCCGGTGGTCCGACGTCGGCGCCGAGAGCCTGGTGAAGTTCGAAGTCACCAAGGGTGCACAGGGGCCGAAGGCCTCGTTCAAGCTCTACGGGATCGCCTCCCAGCGCCTCGACCTGGGCAGCACCCTCGAGGGCCGCCGCGCCGACGCCCGCCGGATCGGCCACCGCTTCGCCGACGAGCTGGTGAAGCACTTCACCAAGGAGCCCGGCGCCTTCTCCACGCGAGTCGCCTTCGTGAAGCGCGCCAAGAACTCGAAGGAGATCTGGGTCGCCGACTTCGACGGCCGGAACGCCGCTCCCGTGACCGATCGCGGCGGGATCTCGCTCCTCCCAGCCTGGTCGCCGAACGGCGCGGAGCTCGCCTTCACGTTCTTCAAGAAGAGCATGGAGTATCCCAACGGGCATCCCCAGCTCTGGAAGGCCAACCTCGGCAACGGGCGCAGCTCCGCCTTCGTGGGCCGCGGCGACCTCAACTCGGGCGCCTCCTATTCGCCCGACGGCTCGAAGGTCGCCTTCACCCTCTCCACCGACGGCAACCCCGAGATCTACGTGGTCAACGCCGACGGCTCGGGCCTCAAGCGGATCACCCACTCCGAGGGGATCAACGCCTCGCCTTCGTGGTCCCCGGACGGAAAGCGCATCGCCTTCGTCTCCGATCGCCACGGCACGCCGCAGATCTTCGTGATGGACGCCGACGGCGGGAACGTCGAGCGGCTCACGAGGCAGGGCAACTACAACCAGACCCCGGCGTGGTCCCCGCGCGGCGACCTCATCGCCTTCACCGCGCGTGACGAGCGGATCGTCTTCGACATCTTCGTGGTCGACGTCGCCACGAAGGAGGTCAAGCGGATCACCCAGGATCAGGGCCAGAACGAGCACCCCGCGTGGGCGCCCAACGGCCGGATGCTGATGTTCTCGTCCGACCGCGGCGGCAAGAAGTCGCTCTGGGTCTCGTCGGCCGACGGCAACGTCCAGCGCAAGCTGGGCCTCGCCGACGACGGCGAGTACACCGACCCGGCCTGGGGCCCGTTCACGAAGTAG
- a CDS encoding translocation/assembly module TamB domain-containing protein produces MKRRWALRFVLFVCGIATAVVLVLRTKWAANELCSRGETVISRLLGEPLSIERCEIDPVGMRFEARNVRFGGKERPEVSVRRLAVELSPLGSSGALFVRSLEIDEPVLTWTLPPGDGGSGEGPSASCLSFFDHVKVGSLSVRDARARLLLDGGSKAVEVEGLTLAVKRRGPGILPNVDLERRPESYHATLAVSKARYREDGGLSIPLDAFSAAVSLEPRRGRLAVDELHAAAPGLELSARGEIRDLCTPILDLTLGVKATLEQAAPLVSMSDLSGRLEATATLTGPAAEPETTAKVSLRSFDFHGYAFGDLDVDLGVKGKLLRVDELVWPVGDGRARITAELQLEGDLPVQVEVRTESLEFQRLLTHLHVQNTPVLMTVDSTHRLGGHLAGGFVLEGQSYLELRGFHVRNVPWHAEGGTRVVEIPGKATLQTRTRVTATDIFLDPARLSFGPGTELEMSARLGFNEERGLTIRARAPHFDLAHVASHVAGLPVAGVGSLSAVVDGPYADPRIEGDLDLAAARFFAAELGAVRSRVVSYPGRHTLDFESLNGVAGGTAYEAGVKLVLGAEPTIDARIALREGGSLGDVFAATAGMTTPMAWLRDNLDGKVRSVTARVSGPITSASGRARIEARDARFLDRPFDELRATVVLQNLSSLGFEEVRLTRGEGIAEGGGEIRFANGKAPQVEAELDAKDLPIRDLLGDFGVWADLAGKVGGSVRFGGTTDALTVSGEISGRQLSSHGVKLSSTKLSLETQGNEVIVRGALAKAGFLSAAVRMSEGLPFDANFDLDVADLSRFLPKDMGLGGAVRGTVTSVGTLSAIGAASGGARLSEVSLVSGDFKAASTGPVNLTYAGTSFSLEGIELRGPNTRLSLHGVRSRTGALDFQAQGSFDARLVEKLLPQIEHAAGVIDLKASILGDGERPILVGSAQVRDGAFRVKALPIVVERLQSKIAFSQNQVVVEDGRLVLNGGSGELRGTMSLRNWAPDRFDLVLDGSQMSWRKPDDWPATVSGRVAIGGTWPDKLLLSGEVTVDRLRYAKELDLEKAILDFRKKFHAAATSEEPERIRFDLDLVGGRDMRVDNSLVKARLQFVASPGGRAGRLKLVGSNVRIGLLGSVEVVDATAFFRGNTYRITHGMVDFAERDRIDPTFDLTAETQVRDYRVAAHAYGRLDDGAGGMGYQLDLRSEPMLAQSDIVTLLTFGITSWDLDKGGNAGLGGLAAEALMVVSGLDEHVKKLLPQTPLLMDPDLSVTSQYSELTGQMEPFAVFEAKVLSERLKLKAAAPFSTSRGRRASAEVTVSDKLSTQLVWQNEVIGYSSGDLGLDLKLRWEWE; encoded by the coding sequence TTGAAGCGACGCTGGGCCCTCCGCTTCGTGTTGTTCGTATGCGGGATCGCCACCGCGGTCGTGCTGGTCCTGCGCACGAAGTGGGCTGCGAACGAGCTCTGCTCCAGGGGTGAGACGGTGATCTCCCGCCTGCTGGGCGAGCCGCTCTCCATCGAGCGCTGCGAGATCGATCCGGTGGGCATGCGCTTCGAGGCCCGGAATGTCCGCTTCGGCGGGAAGGAGAGACCGGAGGTCTCGGTGCGGCGACTGGCGGTGGAGCTCTCGCCGCTGGGATCCTCGGGCGCGCTCTTCGTACGCTCGCTGGAGATCGACGAGCCGGTGCTGACCTGGACGCTCCCCCCTGGAGACGGAGGCAGCGGTGAAGGCCCTTCCGCCTCCTGCCTCTCGTTCTTCGATCACGTGAAGGTCGGCTCGCTCTCGGTGCGCGACGCCCGTGCTCGCCTCTTGCTGGACGGCGGGTCGAAGGCCGTGGAGGTCGAAGGCCTCACCCTCGCCGTGAAGAGGCGCGGGCCCGGGATCCTCCCCAACGTCGACTTGGAGAGGCGGCCGGAGAGCTACCACGCGACACTCGCGGTATCGAAGGCGCGCTACCGGGAGGATGGAGGCCTCTCGATCCCCCTCGACGCCTTCTCGGCTGCCGTCTCCCTGGAGCCGCGCAGGGGCAGGCTCGCGGTCGACGAGCTCCACGCTGCTGCGCCCGGGCTGGAGCTGTCGGCAAGAGGGGAGATCCGCGACCTCTGTACGCCGATCCTGGATCTCACGCTCGGAGTGAAGGCGACCCTCGAGCAAGCCGCACCGCTGGTCTCGATGAGCGACCTGTCGGGCCGGCTGGAGGCGACCGCGACCCTCACCGGCCCCGCGGCGGAGCCGGAGACGACGGCGAAGGTCTCGCTGCGCAGCTTCGATTTCCACGGCTACGCCTTCGGCGATCTGGACGTGGACCTCGGCGTGAAGGGAAAGCTGCTCCGGGTGGACGAGCTCGTCTGGCCGGTCGGCGACGGGCGCGCGCGGATCACGGCCGAGCTGCAGCTCGAGGGTGACCTGCCGGTGCAGGTGGAGGTTCGCACCGAATCCCTCGAGTTCCAGCGGCTGCTGACCCACCTCCACGTCCAGAACACGCCGGTGCTGATGACCGTGGACTCGACCCACCGGCTGGGCGGCCACCTCGCCGGCGGCTTCGTGCTCGAGGGCCAGAGCTACCTGGAGCTGCGTGGGTTCCACGTGCGCAACGTGCCCTGGCACGCCGAGGGCGGCACGCGGGTCGTGGAGATCCCGGGGAAGGCGACGCTTCAGACCCGGACGCGCGTCACCGCGACCGACATCTTCCTCGATCCGGCGCGGCTGTCCTTCGGCCCGGGGACCGAGCTCGAGATGTCTGCGCGCCTGGGTTTCAACGAGGAACGCGGCCTCACGATCCGTGCCCGCGCCCCGCACTTCGACCTCGCCCACGTGGCCTCCCACGTCGCCGGACTCCCAGTCGCGGGGGTCGGCTCGCTCTCGGCGGTCGTCGACGGCCCCTACGCGGATCCCCGGATCGAGGGGGATCTCGACCTGGCCGCCGCGCGCTTCTTCGCCGCGGAGCTCGGCGCCGTCCGCTCCCGCGTGGTCTCGTACCCCGGCAGGCACACGCTGGACTTCGAATCGCTCAACGGGGTCGCCGGGGGGACCGCCTACGAGGCGGGGGTGAAGCTCGTCCTCGGCGCCGAGCCGACGATCGACGCGAGGATCGCGCTCCGCGAGGGAGGCAGCCTCGGCGACGTCTTCGCCGCTACGGCGGGGATGACCACGCCGATGGCGTGGCTTCGCGACAACCTCGACGGCAAGGTGAGGTCGGTGACGGCCCGCGTGAGCGGCCCGATCACGAGCGCCTCCGGCCGCGCCCGGATCGAGGCGAGGGACGCTCGCTTCCTGGACCGGCCCTTCGACGAGCTTCGCGCCACGGTGGTGCTCCAGAACCTCTCGTCGCTGGGTTTCGAGGAGGTTCGTCTCACCCGCGGTGAAGGGATCGCCGAGGGCGGCGGCGAGATCCGCTTCGCGAACGGCAAGGCGCCCCAGGTCGAGGCGGAGCTCGACGCGAAGGATCTTCCGATCCGCGACCTCCTCGGAGACTTCGGGGTTTGGGCGGATCTCGCGGGAAAGGTGGGCGGCAGCGTCCGGTTCGGTGGCACCACCGACGCGCTCACCGTATCGGGCGAGATCTCCGGCCGGCAGCTCTCGTCACATGGAGTGAAACTATCGTCCACCAAGCTCTCCCTGGAGACGCAGGGGAACGAGGTGATCGTCCGGGGCGCGCTGGCGAAGGCGGGCTTCCTCTCCGCCGCGGTCCGCATGTCGGAGGGGCTCCCCTTCGACGCCAACTTCGACCTCGACGTCGCGGACCTCTCGCGCTTCCTCCCCAAGGACATGGGCCTCGGAGGAGCGGTGCGCGGCACGGTCACCTCGGTGGGAACCCTCTCCGCGATCGGCGCGGCGTCCGGCGGCGCCCGCTTGAGCGAGGTCTCCCTCGTCTCCGGCGACTTCAAGGCCGCGAGCACCGGGCCGGTGAACCTCACCTATGCCGGGACCTCGTTCTCGCTCGAAGGGATCGAGCTGCGCGGCCCCAACACCCGGCTCTCGCTCCACGGCGTCCGCTCCCGGACGGGCGCCCTCGACTTCCAGGCCCAGGGCTCGTTCGACGCCCGCCTGGTGGAGAAGCTGCTCCCGCAGATCGAGCACGCCGCCGGCGTGATCGACCTCAAGGCCTCGATCCTCGGCGACGGCGAGCGGCCGATCCTCGTGGGATCGGCGCAGGTCCGAGACGGCGCCTTCCGCGTGAAGGCGCTCCCGATCGTGGTCGAGCGGCTCCAGAGCAAGATCGCCTTCTCGCAGAACCAGGTGGTCGTGGAGGACGGACGCCTGGTCCTCAATGGCGGCTCCGGCGAGCTCCGCGGAACGATGTCGCTGCGGAACTGGGCGCCGGATCGATTCGATCTCGTGCTCGACGGCAGCCAGATGAGCTGGCGCAAGCCCGACGATTGGCCCGCCACCGTCTCGGGCAGGGTCGCGATCGGCGGCACCTGGCCCGACAAGCTCCTGCTCTCGGGCGAGGTCACGGTCGATCGCCTCCGCTACGCGAAGGAGCTCGACCTCGAGAAGGCGATCCTCGACTTCCGGAAGAAGTTCCACGCCGCCGCGACCTCGGAGGAGCCGGAGCGGATCCGCTTCGACCTCGACCTCGTGGGCGGGCGGGACATGCGGGTCGACAACAGCCTCGTAAAGGCGCGGCTGCAGTTCGTGGCCTCGCCCGGCGGTCGGGCGGGTCGGCTGAAGCTGGTGGGCAGCAACGTCCGGATCGGGCTCCTGGGCTCGGTGGAGGTCGTCGACGCCACCGCCTTCTTCCGCGGCAACACGTATCGGATCACCCACGGGATGGTCGACTTCGCGGAGCGGGATCGGATCGACCCGACCTTCGACCTCACGGCGGAGACCCAGGTGCGCGACTACCGGGTGGCTGCGCACGCCTACGGGCGCCTCGACGACGGGGCCGGCGGCATGGGCTACCAGCTCGACCTGCGATCGGAGCCGATGCTCGCCCAGTCCGACATCGTCACGCTCCTCACCTTCGGGATCACCTCCTGGGATCTCGACAAGGGAGGAAACGCCGGCCTAGGAGGCTTGGCCGCTGAGGCGCTGATGGTGGTATCGGGTCTCGACGAGCACGTGAAGAAGCTCCTCCCCCAGACCCCGCTCCTGATGGATCCCGACCTCTCCGTGACCAGCCAGTACTCCGAGCTCACCGGACAGATGGAGCCCTTCGCCGTCTTCGAGGCCAAGGTCCTGTCCGAGCGCCTCAAGCTCAAGGCCGCGGCGCCGTTCTCCACGAGCCGGGGGCGTCGCGCGTCCGCCGAGGTCACGGTCAGCGACAAGCTCTCGACCCAGCTCGTCTGGCAGAACGAGGTGATCGGCTACTCGTCCGGTGACCTCGGCCTCGACCTGAAGCTCCGGTGGGAGTGGGAGTGA
- a CDS encoding BamA/OMP85 family outer membrane protein encodes MRASFALMAVLAAWSPLAALASELAGAPDEPGAVAAVAAVAVPLGEEPPSDAPIVREVEIRGVEDPSDLEPLLTVEAGDPLSRRALRRSLQRLFETGRFGNVTAFTTEVSASEVRLVIILEPKRSISSILLLGVTRADPDALRRASTLTVGIEHSEDRLETAAAGIRAALAKAGFERAQVRARAIPSGEGVEVRLNVDEGNPTKLVRLKLVGEPGDAALWQSAITLEAGQILDRARLDAELDALRARYRQAGYYRARVGQPRIVPQGDELAEVEVEVAAGPKIELLIRGNHAWDSNRLRGYLAYDGDTFLDDAMVSELAGRLERVYRRAGYFDVRVTPTERASADRRTARLTFHVREGRPLLVSDLVFKGNKAYPDEALRSLVEETLAASLESKGLLTPLERGELDRATGTVRHGTGSGVEPLLVYDDELYAQVIDELLAKYRDDGFLDVQIDKPAVSIEEARRLARVEVRIREGKRTRIREVDYPGAAAVDAAALVPSNAVAIGHPVSERELQAHRVAVRAAYGKLGYLYASVETELVRPPEDPTAARVLFYVREGPQVRVGRILVQGNARTSRVVFDDALELREGEVLGSDQIVRSQQQLMRLGLFRTVTVRPLDPEVAETVKDMVVEVRERPSKALEVGGGLSIADGPRAFAEYTQRNVFGRNLLLSLRGRVNYQVFRDEVLEMPADQGIERFVDLGLGYPRIYGLPFELGARLDLIHERDIRPAYGVTRYAVVSGLDWPFSRRAKASLLYEVESNWIERSPQIDDLYTSLSRADLQRLRFPNGNTLLGSVRPGLVFNLQDDPVSPRSGVFAKVEADFARNLGGDTTVDFAKVWGTFTGYIPIAGRTSLALSASGGRVFPLQSSSTTIAPKRFYLGGASTIRGFAEDAVVPEDLRAALRKEIADCQALAFSAGCSQAARFLQEGRDVPSTGGELFVLGRAELRFPIQGNLMGGLFVDAGNLWSDPALADLARLRSAVGAGLRYATPVGPVALDLGINLDPDPVLSEAPFALHFSIGLF; translated from the coding sequence GTGAGAGCGTCGTTTGCTCTCATGGCGGTGCTCGCCGCGTGGTCACCTCTCGCGGCCCTCGCATCGGAGCTGGCGGGCGCGCCCGACGAGCCTGGTGCCGTCGCCGCCGTCGCCGCCGTCGCGGTGCCGCTCGGAGAGGAGCCTCCGTCCGACGCCCCGATCGTCCGCGAGGTGGAGATCCGCGGCGTCGAGGATCCCTCGGATCTCGAGCCCTTGCTCACGGTGGAGGCGGGCGATCCTCTCTCGAGGCGCGCCCTCCGCCGCAGCCTCCAGCGACTCTTCGAGACCGGCCGCTTCGGCAACGTGACCGCCTTCACCACCGAGGTCTCCGCTTCGGAGGTGCGGCTGGTGATCATCCTCGAGCCGAAGCGCTCGATCTCCTCGATCCTGCTCCTCGGCGTGACCCGCGCGGATCCCGACGCCCTTCGCCGCGCGTCGACCCTGACCGTCGGCATCGAGCACTCCGAGGACCGGCTGGAGACCGCCGCCGCCGGGATCCGCGCCGCCCTCGCCAAGGCGGGCTTCGAGCGGGCCCAGGTCCGGGCCCGGGCGATCCCCTCGGGGGAAGGCGTAGAGGTCAGGCTCAACGTCGACGAGGGCAACCCGACGAAGCTCGTGCGGCTGAAGCTCGTCGGCGAACCGGGAGACGCCGCCCTCTGGCAGAGCGCGATCACGCTCGAGGCCGGGCAGATCCTCGACCGCGCGCGGCTCGACGCCGAGCTCGACGCCTTGCGCGCCCGCTACAGGCAGGCGGGTTACTACCGGGCCCGGGTGGGGCAGCCCCGGATCGTCCCCCAGGGCGACGAGCTGGCCGAGGTGGAGGTCGAGGTCGCGGCGGGACCGAAGATCGAGCTCCTGATCCGCGGCAACCACGCGTGGGACTCGAACCGCCTGCGCGGCTACCTCGCCTACGACGGCGACACCTTCCTCGACGACGCGATGGTCTCGGAGCTCGCGGGCCGCCTGGAGCGGGTGTATCGCCGCGCCGGCTATTTCGATGTGAGAGTCACGCCCACCGAGCGTGCATCCGCGGATCGCAGGACCGCCAGGCTCACCTTCCACGTGAGGGAGGGGCGCCCGCTCCTCGTCTCCGATCTCGTGTTTAAGGGGAACAAGGCCTATCCGGACGAGGCGCTACGCTCGCTGGTGGAGGAGACGCTCGCGGCGTCGCTGGAGTCGAAGGGCCTGCTCACGCCCCTCGAGCGCGGGGAGCTCGATCGCGCAACCGGGACGGTGCGGCACGGCACGGGGAGCGGCGTCGAGCCGCTCCTGGTCTACGACGACGAGCTGTACGCGCAGGTGATCGACGAGCTCCTCGCGAAATACCGCGACGACGGCTTCCTGGACGTCCAGATCGACAAACCGGCGGTCTCGATCGAGGAGGCGCGCCGGCTCGCCCGGGTGGAGGTCCGCATCCGCGAGGGAAAGCGCACGCGGATCCGCGAGGTTGACTATCCGGGAGCCGCCGCCGTCGACGCCGCGGCCCTCGTTCCCTCGAACGCGGTCGCCATCGGCCACCCGGTCTCCGAGCGCGAGCTGCAGGCGCATCGGGTCGCCGTCCGCGCCGCCTACGGCAAGCTCGGCTACCTCTACGCGTCGGTGGAGACCGAGCTCGTGCGGCCGCCCGAGGATCCCACCGCGGCTCGGGTGCTCTTCTACGTGAGGGAGGGGCCCCAGGTCCGGGTCGGCCGGATCCTCGTGCAGGGGAACGCGCGCACCAGCCGGGTGGTCTTCGACGACGCGCTGGAGCTGCGCGAGGGCGAGGTGCTGGGCAGCGATCAGATCGTGCGCAGCCAGCAGCAGCTCATGCGCCTCGGCCTCTTCCGCACCGTGACGGTGAGGCCCCTCGATCCCGAGGTGGCCGAGACGGTGAAGGACATGGTCGTGGAGGTCCGGGAGCGGCCTTCGAAGGCCCTCGAGGTCGGCGGCGGGCTCTCGATCGCCGACGGGCCTCGCGCCTTCGCCGAGTACACCCAGCGCAACGTCTTCGGGCGCAACCTCCTGCTCTCGCTGCGGGGCCGCGTGAACTACCAGGTGTTCCGCGACGAGGTGCTGGAGATGCCCGCGGACCAGGGGATCGAGCGCTTCGTGGACCTCGGCCTCGGCTATCCGCGGATCTACGGCCTCCCGTTCGAGCTGGGCGCCCGGCTCGACCTGATCCACGAGAGGGACATCCGCCCCGCCTACGGCGTGACCCGCTACGCGGTGGTGTCCGGCCTCGACTGGCCGTTCTCGCGGCGCGCCAAGGCCTCGCTCCTCTACGAGGTGGAGTCGAACTGGATCGAGCGATCGCCGCAGATCGACGACCTCTACACCAGCCTCTCCCGCGCCGACCTGCAGCGCCTCCGCTTCCCGAACGGCAACACGCTCCTGGGGTCTGTGCGCCCGGGCCTGGTGTTCAACCTCCAGGACGATCCGGTCTCGCCGCGCTCCGGCGTCTTCGCGAAGGTCGAGGCCGACTTCGCCCGGAACCTGGGCGGCGACACCACCGTGGACTTCGCGAAGGTCTGGGGCACCTTCACCGGCTACATCCCGATCGCGGGACGGACGAGCCTCGCGCTCTCCGCCAGTGGCGGCCGGGTCTTCCCGCTCCAGTCCTCCTCGACGACCATCGCGCCCAAGCGCTTCTACCTTGGCGGCGCCAGCACGATTCGGGGCTTCGCGGAGGACGCCGTGGTGCCCGAGGACCTGCGGGCGGCGCTGCGCAAGGAGATTGCCGACTGCCAGGCGCTCGCATTCAGCGCCGGCTGCTCTCAGGCCGCCCGCTTCCTGCAGGAGGGCCGCGACGTGCCGTCCACCGGCGGCGAGCTCTTCGTCCTCGGGCGCGCCGAGCTGCGCTTCCCGATCCAGGGCAACCTGATGGGCGGCCTCTTCGTCGACGCGGGCAACCTCTGGTCCGATCCCGCCCTGGCCGACCTCGCGCGGCTCCGCTCCGCCGTGGGCGCGGGTCTTCGCTACGCCACCCCGGTCGGCCCCGTCGCCCTCGACCTCGGCATCAACCTCGATCCGGATCCCGTGCTCTCCGAGGCGCCGTTCGCGCTCCACTTCAGCATCGGGCTGTTCTGA